A window of the Henckelia pumila isolate YLH828 chromosome 3, ASM3356847v2, whole genome shotgun sequence genome harbors these coding sequences:
- the LOC140888596 gene encoding disease resistance protein RPS5-like: MSHKTPAFTNCRMTLPMFLNLDLSNENNENHRAARLFEALKRRNRFVLILDDVWKNFEIEKIGIPLGTNGSKLLITSRSVDVCNRMGCEKNIKVDVLCEVEAWELFLNKLGSGTKLSHETEKVAKDVAKMCAGLPLGITTIGGSMRGLTDIHEWRDALEELKESSMGTDDMETEVFPVLFCSFNRLRDPKLQRCFLYCSLYPEGYRIPREELIAKFISEDLMDKRKSRQANFDQGHSVLNKLENASLLERTDYGRVKIHDLIRDMALRVTSSDPKFMVKAGLQLYGMPAEQDWQEDLDKISLMRYRNSVDELGNLNTLLLAHCLDLKYLPPLTKLVELKELDLNKNQIKELLQACKNLINLKSLNLGDMSSLKMIPAGLFPKLSLLERLIVPDHLQVRGEEMEWLKKLEEFQGSFCDVHDLNKFIISQQRHGKLSFYNISVGKSDSGSLVQSNKIILSCKLLTLKGYCFTRERGRADKVLLPQNIQQLVISKCVGLNSSLSDIFPSLNYLTSLKILRLGDAKLRCISRYNPSDPMKGEQMPCCIPFRSLERLILYMLPDLTSLIKCDVAVTAAPLYGTFCCLKEFAYQILQQNKEAVHTEAAAQS, encoded by the exons ATGTCTCACAAGACTCCAGCATTCACAAATTGCAGAATGACATTGCCCATGTTTCTGAACCTAGATCTCTCCaatgaaaataatgaaaatcATAGAGCTGCACGGTTGTTCGAGGCACTAAAGAGGAGAAATAGATTTGTGCTGATCTTGGATGATGTGTGGAAGAATTTTGAGATTGAAAAGATAGGAATTCCACTTGGAACAAATGGAAGCAAGTTGCTGATAACTAGTAGATCAGTGGATGTTTGTAATAGAATGGGTTGTGAAAAGAACATAAAAGTTGATGTTCTATGTGAGGTGGAAGCTTGGGAATTGTTCTTGAACAAGCTTGGTAGTGGCACAAAACTTTCTCATGAAACAGAAAAAGTTGCAAAAGATGTGGCAAAGATGTGTGCTGGCTTGCCACTTGGAATTACAACGATTGGTGGAAGCATGAGAGGTCTCACAGACATTCATGAATGGAGAGACGCATTAGAGGAACTGAAAGAATCTTCAATGGGGACAGATGACATGGAAACCGAGGTTTTCCCTGTACTATTTTGTAGCTTTAACCGCTTGAGGGATCCGAAGTTGCAGCGTTGTTTTCTATACTGCTCGTTGTACCCTGAAGGCTACAGGATTCCAAGAGAAGAATTGATTGCCAAATTTATTTCCGAGGACTTGATGGATAAAAGGAAGAGTAGACAAGCCAACTTTGATCAGGGCCACTCAGTACTGAATAAGTTGGAGAATGCCTCCTTATTAGAAAGAACTGACTATGGACGTGTGAAGATTCACGACTTGATCAGAGACATGGCCCTCAGGGTCACAAGTAGTGATCCCAAATTCATGGTCAAAGCCGGGCTTCAGCTGTATGGAATGCCTGCGGAGCAGGATTGGCAAGAGGATTTGGATAAGATATCCTTGAT GCGTTACCGGAATTCTGTAGACGAATTGGGGAATCTTAATACACTGTTACTAGCACACTGTCTTGACCTCAAGTATTTGCCACCTCTAACAAAACTCGTGGAGCTGAAAGAACTTGATCTCAACAAGAATCAAATCAAAGAATTGCTCCAGGCATGCAAAAATTTGATCAATCTCAAGTCTCTAAATTTGGGGGATATGAGCAGTCTCAAAATGATACCAGCTGGATTATTTCCGAAACTCTCCCTTCTGGAACGCCTTATTGTTCCTGATCATCTTCAAGTGAGAGGAGAAGAGATGGAATGGTTGAAAAAGTTGGAAGAATTTCAGGGATCGTTCTGTGATGTGCATGATCTCAACAAATTCATCATATCCCAACAAAGACATGGGAAACTTAGCTTTTACAATATTTCTGTAGGTAAGTCCGATTCTGGATCATTGGTTCAATCgaacaaaataatattaagtTGTAAACTGCTGACTTTGAAAGGATACTGCTTCACGAGAGAAAGAGGAAGAGCAGACAAAGTTTTGCTGCCACAGAACATCCAACAATTGGTAATATCTAAATGTGTTGGCCTGAATAGCAGCTTGTCAGATATATTTCCATCATTGAACTATTTAACTAGCTTGAAAATATTGAGACTCGGCGATGCGAAGTTACGTTGCATTTCAAGATACAATCCCAGTGACCCAATGAAAGGAGAACAAATGCCGTGCTGCATCCCATTCCGAAGCCTCGAAAGACTGATTCTTTATATGTTACCTGATCTCACTTCTCTCATAAAATGTGATGTAGCTGTGACAGCTGCACCTCTGTACGGCACCTTCTGTTGTCTGAAAGAGTTTGCA